The proteins below are encoded in one region of Sander vitreus isolate 19-12246 chromosome 24, sanVit1, whole genome shotgun sequence:
- the gpr137c gene encoding integral membrane protein GPR137C isoform X1 translates to MFSAGEEVNSHLFTSLKESSGAAISPTLELSLTTVYIVLYSFLFVFVYLQLWLILHYGHKRFSYQSVFLFLCLLWAALRTTLFSFYFKNVMQANQLQPLAYWLLYCCPVCLQFFTLCLLNLYFTQVMFKAKAKYSPELTKYKVPLRLFFLCLSIFFLVVNLTCALLVQGALQRSESPSDGGIRHAVLARVLINDSLFVLCAVSLAVCIFKIAKMSSANVYLESKGTSVCQATAVGAVVILLYTSRACYNLVVVALSPQDRPSPFNYGWYSVSDQADVQEISGEAYVVFGIILFFWELLPTSLVVVFFRVQRPNQNLTPGGMINSHSFSSRAYFFDNPQRYDSDDDLSRSINSRTDRTSLLSTTPQLGTSSWYGSIQRNGTLAAGVASAQQPPSSTAPLLFAYGNIQSHNHHHHNYYSTPQNNFHHHHHSNYFSTPQNYYCGSQTYFCTPQN, encoded by the exons ATGTTTTCGGCAGGAGAGGAGGTTAATTCCCATTTGTTTACCTCACTGAAGGAGTCATCTGGAGCTGCAATCTCCCCAACACTGGAGCTCAGTCTAACTACCGTCTACATCGTCCTCTACTCCTTCCTGTTTGTTTTCGTTTACCTGCAGCTCTGGCTCATTTTGCACTACGGACACAAGCGCTTCAGCTACcaaagtgtgtttttgtttctgtgtttgctgTGGGCAGCGCTGAGGACGACCCTCTTCTCTTTCtactttaaaaatgtgatgCAGGCCAACCAGCTGCAGCCTCTGGCCTACTGGCTGCTCTACTGCTGCCCCGTCTGCCTGCAGTTCTTCACACTCTGCCTACTCAACCTCTACTTCACCCAG GTGATGTTTAAGGCAAAAGCCAAGTATTCACCAGAGCTCACCAAATACAA ggTTCCTCTGCGTTTGTTCTTCCTGTGTCTCAGTATATTCTTTCTGGTGGTGAATTTAACTTGTGCATTGTTAGTGCAAGGAGCTCTGCAGCGCTCTGAATCACCGAG TGATGGGGGTATCAGACATGCGGTCCTGGCCCGAGTCTTGATCAACGACAGTCTGTTTGTCCTGTGTGCTGTCTCTCTGGCCGTCTGCATCTTTAAGATCGCCAAGATGTCCTCTGCCAACGTTTACCTGGAGTCCAAG GGAACATCAGTGTGCCAAGCTACAGCAGTAGGAGCCGTGGTGATCTTGCTCTACACATCCAGAGCCTGTTATAACCTGGTGGTGGTGGCCCTGTCCCCACAGGACAGACCCAGTCCCTTCAACTACGGCTGGTACAGCGTTTCTGATCAG gCCGATGTGCAGGAGATCAGTGGGGAAGCCTACgttgtgtttgggatcattctGTTCTTCTGGGAGCTGCTTCCTACAAGTTTAGTGGTGGTTTTCTTCAGAGTCCAGAGACCCAACCAAAACCTG ACTCCAGGAGGGATGATCAACAGCCACAGTTTCAGCTCCAGAGCATATTTCTTTGACAACCCTCAACGGTATGATAGTGATGACGACCTGTCAAGAAGCATCAATAGTAGGACTGATCGGACCAG tctcctctcCACCACTCCCCAGCTGGGTACATCCAGTTGGTATGGCTCCATCCAACGTAACGGGACTCTAGCTGCGGGCGTTGCATCAGCCCAGCAACCGCCGTCTTCCACGGCCCCCCTCCTCTTTGCCTACGGAAACATCCAGAGTCACAATCACCACCATCACAACTACTACTCCACCCCGCAGAACAACttccaccatcatcatcacagtAACTACTTTTCAACGCCACAGAATTATTACTGTGGGTCACAAACATATTTCTGCACCCCACAGAATTAA
- the gpr137c gene encoding integral membrane protein GPR137C isoform X2 translates to MFSAGEEVNSHLFTSLKESSGAAISPTLELSLTTVYIVLYSFLFVFVYLQLWLILHYGHKRFSYQSVFLFLCLLWAALRTTLFSFYFKNVMQANQLQPLAYWLLYCCPVCLQFFTLCLLNLYFTQVMFKAKAKYSPELTKYKVPLRLFFLCLSIFFLVVNLTCALLVQGALQRSESPSDGGIRHAVLARVLINDSLFVLCAVSLAVCIFKIAKMSSANVYLESKGTSVCQATAVGAVVILLYTSRACYNLVVVALSPQDRPSPFNYGWYSVSDQADVQEISGEAYVVFGIILFFWELLPTSLVVVFFRVQRPNQNLTPGGMINSHSFSSRAYFFDNPQRYDSDDDLSRSINSRTDRTSLLSTTPQLGTSSWYGSIQRNGTLAAGVASAQQPPSSTAPLLFAYGNIQSHNHHHHNYYSTPQNNFHHHHHNTSKQVLLRDILSHCSGPVWA, encoded by the exons ATGTTTTCGGCAGGAGAGGAGGTTAATTCCCATTTGTTTACCTCACTGAAGGAGTCATCTGGAGCTGCAATCTCCCCAACACTGGAGCTCAGTCTAACTACCGTCTACATCGTCCTCTACTCCTTCCTGTTTGTTTTCGTTTACCTGCAGCTCTGGCTCATTTTGCACTACGGACACAAGCGCTTCAGCTACcaaagtgtgtttttgtttctgtgtttgctgTGGGCAGCGCTGAGGACGACCCTCTTCTCTTTCtactttaaaaatgtgatgCAGGCCAACCAGCTGCAGCCTCTGGCCTACTGGCTGCTCTACTGCTGCCCCGTCTGCCTGCAGTTCTTCACACTCTGCCTACTCAACCTCTACTTCACCCAG GTGATGTTTAAGGCAAAAGCCAAGTATTCACCAGAGCTCACCAAATACAA ggTTCCTCTGCGTTTGTTCTTCCTGTGTCTCAGTATATTCTTTCTGGTGGTGAATTTAACTTGTGCATTGTTAGTGCAAGGAGCTCTGCAGCGCTCTGAATCACCGAG TGATGGGGGTATCAGACATGCGGTCCTGGCCCGAGTCTTGATCAACGACAGTCTGTTTGTCCTGTGTGCTGTCTCTCTGGCCGTCTGCATCTTTAAGATCGCCAAGATGTCCTCTGCCAACGTTTACCTGGAGTCCAAG GGAACATCAGTGTGCCAAGCTACAGCAGTAGGAGCCGTGGTGATCTTGCTCTACACATCCAGAGCCTGTTATAACCTGGTGGTGGTGGCCCTGTCCCCACAGGACAGACCCAGTCCCTTCAACTACGGCTGGTACAGCGTTTCTGATCAG gCCGATGTGCAGGAGATCAGTGGGGAAGCCTACgttgtgtttgggatcattctGTTCTTCTGGGAGCTGCTTCCTACAAGTTTAGTGGTGGTTTTCTTCAGAGTCCAGAGACCCAACCAAAACCTG ACTCCAGGAGGGATGATCAACAGCCACAGTTTCAGCTCCAGAGCATATTTCTTTGACAACCCTCAACGGTATGATAGTGATGACGACCTGTCAAGAAGCATCAATAGTAGGACTGATCGGACCAG tctcctctcCACCACTCCCCAGCTGGGTACATCCAGTTGGTATGGCTCCATCCAACGTAACGGGACTCTAGCTGCGGGCGTTGCATCAGCCCAGCAACCGCCGTCTTCCACGGCCCCCCTCCTCTTTGCCTACGGAAACATCCAGAGTCACAATCACCACCATCACAACTACTACTCCACCCCGCAGAACAACttccaccatcatcatcaca ATACATCAAAGCAGGTACTTTTGCGTGATATTCTGAGTCATTGCTCTGGACCAGTTTGGGCCTAA